A DNA window from Agrobacterium tumefaciens contains the following coding sequences:
- a CDS encoding type IV secretion system single-stranded DNA binding effector VirE2, translating into MDPKAEGNGENITETAAGNVETSDFVNLKRQKREGVNSTGMSEIDMTGSQETPEHNMHGSPTHTDDLGPRLDADMLDSQSSHVSSSAQGNRSEVENELSNLFAKMALPGHDRRTDEYILVRQTGQDKFAGTTKGNLDHLPTKAEFNASCRLYRDGVGNYYPPPLAFERIDIPEQLAAQLHNLEPREQSKQCFQYKLEVWNRAHAEMGITGTDIFYQTDKNIKLDRNYKLRPEDRYIQTEKYGRREIQKRYEHQFQAGSLLPDILIKTPQNDIHFSYRFAGDAYANKRFEEFERAIKTKYGSDTEIKLKSKSGIMHDSKYLESWERGSADIRFAEFAGENRAHNKQFPAATVNMGRQPDGQGGMTRDRHVSVDYLLQNLPNSPWTQALKEGKLWDRVQVLARDGNRYMSPSRLEYSDPEHFTQLMDKVGLPVSMGRQSHANSVKFEQFDRQAAVIVADGPNLREVPDLSPEKLQQLSQKDVLIADRNEKGQRTGTYTNVVEYERLMMKLPSDAAQLLAEPSDRYSRAFVRPEPALPPISDSRRTYESRPRGPTVNSL; encoded by the coding sequence ATGGATCCGAAGGCCGAAGGCAATGGTGAAAATATCACTGAGACCGCAGCAGGCAATGTCGAAACTTCTGATTTCGTGAATTTGAAGCGCCAGAAGAGGGAGGGCGTAAATTCCACCGGGATGTCCGAAATTGATATGACGGGTAGCCAAGAAACTCCCGAACACAACATGCACGGAAGCCCGACTCACACGGATGATCTCGGCCCGCGGTTGGATGCGGACATGCTCGATTCTCAGTCAAGTCATGTTTCTAGCAGCGCTCAAGGCAATCGGTCTGAGGTTGAAAATGAGCTATCCAACTTATTCGCGAAGATGGCTTTACCAGGCCATGATCGGCGTACCGACGAGTATATTCTTGTGCGGCAAACCGGACAAGACAAGTTCGCAGGTACTACTAAAGGTAACCTCGATCATCTGCCCACCAAGGCGGAATTCAATGCGAGCTGCCGGCTCTATAGGGATGGAGTCGGCAACTACTATCCCCCGCCCCTCGCATTCGAGAGGATCGATATCCCGGAGCAATTGGCTGCACAATTGCATAACCTGGAGCCAAGAGAACAGAGTAAACAGTGTTTTCAGTACAAGTTGGAAGTCTGGAATCGCGCTCACGCAGAGATGGGCATCACTGGCACCGACATCTTCTATCAAACAGACAAGAATATTAAGCTCGACCGAAATTATAAATTGAGGCCTGAGGATAGATATATACAAACAGAGAAATACGGGCGCAGAGAAATTCAAAAACGCTATGAGCACCAGTTTCAAGCTGGTTCACTGCTGCCGGATATCTTAATCAAGACCCCGCAAAATGATATACATTTCTCGTACAGGTTTGCGGGCGACGCTTACGCTAACAAGCGATTTGAGGAATTCGAACGCGCAATCAAAACTAAATACGGTAGCGATACCGAGATCAAGCTCAAATCCAAATCTGGGATTATGCATGACTCCAAATATTTGGAATCATGGGAGCGGGGCAGTGCGGATATCCGTTTCGCAGAGTTCGCCGGCGAGAATCGAGCTCACAACAAGCAGTTTCCGGCTGCGACTGTGAATATGGGAAGGCAGCCAGATGGCCAGGGAGGCATGACTCGCGATCGCCATGTAAGCGTTGACTACCTATTGCAAAACCTACCCAACTCCCCTTGGACGCAAGCCTTGAAAGAGGGAAAGTTGTGGGATCGAGTTCAGGTCCTTGCTCGCGACGGAAACCGTTACATGTCACCTTCAAGACTGGAATATTCCGACCCCGAACACTTTACCCAACTGATGGATAAAGTTGGTCTGCCCGTGTCGATGGGTCGGCAAAGTCATGCGAATAGTGTCAAGTTTGAGCAGTTTGACAGACAGGCAGCGGTTATTGTTGCGGATGGCCCGAACTTACGTGAGGTTCCAGATTTGTCCCCGGAAAAGTTGCAACAACTGTCTCAAAAAGATGTCCTGATAGCGGATCGCAATGAAAAGGGGCAAAGAACCGGCACTTACACTAATGTTGTGGAATATGAGCGCCTGATGATGAAATTACCGAGCGACGCAGCGCAGCTTCTCGCTGAACCGTCCGATAGATATTCACGTGCTTTTGTCCGGCCGGAGCCAGCATTGCCCCCCATCAGTGACAGCCGGCGGACTTATGAAAGCCGACCGCGCGGCCCAACCGTAAACAGTCTGTAG